The proteins below come from a single Azospirillum thermophilum genomic window:
- a CDS encoding ATP-binding protein: MTISLLDATDKRNLLLLVQLRWLAVVGQVVTILVVHYQMRVALPLPPMAGVVLFLVGLNLVTLLQLRRQSSVTNTHLFVELLIDVAALTVQLYLSGGATNPFISLYLLQVTLGAVLLEAWSAWTLVLLATVCFTWLSGSYRPLALPPERMDDLLDLHIQGMFICFVLAACLLVPFITRINRNLRAHDAHLADLRQRTMEEDHIVRMGLLASGAAHELSTPLATLSVIVNDWRRMPAMMSNPDIAEEIGEMQGQIDRCKAIVSGILLSSGEARGEGTVRTTITDFLDEAVAEWRSSRSPARFDYENRLRSNQRIISDLVLKQVLFNVLDNALEASPGWVGVWVGRQAGNLLVTVNDAGPGFAAGMLEDLGKPYRSTKGRPGSGLGLFLVVNTVRKLGGSVAARNRPGGGASVTLTLPLASLCPRGADAA, from the coding sequence ATGACCATTTCCCTTCTCGATGCAACCGACAAGCGCAATCTGCTGCTTCTGGTCCAGCTCCGCTGGCTGGCGGTCGTCGGGCAGGTGGTCACCATCCTGGTCGTCCATTACCAGATGCGGGTGGCGCTGCCCCTGCCGCCGATGGCCGGCGTCGTCCTGTTCCTGGTCGGGCTGAACCTCGTCACGCTGCTGCAGCTCCGCCGGCAGAGCAGCGTCACCAACACGCACCTGTTCGTCGAGCTGCTGATCGACGTCGCGGCGCTGACGGTGCAGCTCTATCTCAGCGGCGGCGCCACCAACCCCTTCATCTCGCTCTACCTGTTGCAGGTCACGCTGGGGGCGGTGCTGCTGGAGGCCTGGTCGGCCTGGACGCTGGTGCTGCTCGCCACGGTCTGCTTCACCTGGCTCAGCGGCTCCTACCGGCCGCTCGCCCTGCCGCCGGAGCGGATGGACGACCTGCTCGACCTGCACATCCAGGGCATGTTCATCTGCTTCGTCCTGGCGGCCTGCCTGCTGGTGCCCTTCATCACGCGGATCAACCGCAACCTGCGCGCCCACGACGCCCATCTGGCGGATCTCAGGCAGCGCACGATGGAGGAGGACCACATCGTCCGCATGGGGCTGCTGGCCTCCGGCGCCGCGCACGAGCTGAGCACGCCGCTCGCCACCCTCTCGGTGATCGTCAACGACTGGCGCCGCATGCCGGCGATGATGTCCAACCCCGACATCGCCGAGGAGATCGGCGAGATGCAGGGCCAGATCGACCGCTGCAAGGCGATCGTCTCCGGCATCCTGCTGTCGTCGGGCGAGGCGCGGGGGGAGGGGACCGTCCGCACGACCATCACCGACTTCCTGGACGAGGCGGTCGCCGAATGGCGCTCCAGCCGCTCGCCCGCCCGCTTCGACTACGAGAACCGGCTGCGCTCCAACCAGCGCATCATCTCCGACCTCGTCCTGAAGCAGGTGCTGTTCAACGTCCTCGACAACGCGCTGGAAGCCTCGCCGGGCTGGGTCGGCGTCTGGGTCGGGAGGCAGGCGGGCAATCTCCTCGTCACGGTGAACGACGCCGGCCCCGGCTTCGCCGCCGGCATGCTGGAGGATCTCGGCAAGCCCTACCGCTCGACCAAGGGGCGGCCCGGCAGCGGGCTCGGCCTCTTCCTCGTCGTCAACACCGTCCGCAAGCTCGGCGGATCGGTGGCGGCGCGCAACCGGCCCGGGGGTGGCGCGTCGGTGACGCTGACCCTGCCCCTGGCGTCCCTCTGTCCGCGGGGTGCCGATGCAGCCTGA
- a CDS encoding response regulator transcription factor: MQPDPIPEPLRQPAGRRLVIVEDDVSFARVLRRSFERRGYAVHCCDGLDSLQMLLDSVQPDHAVVDLKLNSGSGLDCVKLLHDSDPETKIVVLTGFASIATAVEAIKLGACHYLAKPSNTDDIEAAFARTEGDASIAVGGRSTSLKTLEWERIHETLVDTGFNISETARRLGMHRRTLARKLEKKRVT, translated from the coding sequence ATGCAGCCTGACCCGATCCCGGAACCGCTTCGCCAGCCGGCCGGCCGCCGCTTGGTGATCGTCGAGGACGACGTCTCCTTCGCCCGGGTGCTCCGCCGCTCCTTCGAGCGCCGGGGCTACGCCGTCCACTGCTGCGACGGGCTCGACAGCCTGCAGATGCTGCTGGACTCGGTGCAGCCCGACCATGCCGTGGTCGACCTGAAGCTGAACAGCGGCTCCGGCCTCGACTGCGTCAAGCTGCTGCACGACAGCGACCCGGAGACGAAGATCGTCGTGCTGACCGGCTTCGCCAGCATCGCCACCGCGGTGGAGGCGATCAAGCTCGGCGCCTGCCACTATCTCGCCAAGCCCTCCAACACCGACGACATCGAGGCCGCCTTCGCCCGGACCGAGGGAGACGCCTCCATCGCCGTCGGCGGCCGCTCCACCTCGCTCAAGACCCTGGAGTGGGAGCGCATCCACGAAACGCTGGTCGACACCGGCTTCAACATCTCGGAGACCGCCCGCCGCCTCGGCATGCACCGCCGCACGCTGGCCCGCAAGCTGGAGAAGAAGCGGGTGACCTGA
- a CDS encoding acyl-CoA dehydrogenase, translating into MIPYQPPLQTLRFLVREVLDAPAVLAAAGRGEAGALFDEVLAQAGRVAAELLAPLNRTGDEEGVVVERGGVRMPAGFREAWTVWRDGGWTGLAGDPAHGGQGLPALLDTLVTEMVCAANLAFSITPGLTQGAIRAIAAHADDGLKGWCLPPMIAGEWTGAMALTEPQAGTDLGLLRTRAEPAAGGGHRITGQKMFISSADHDLTDNLVHLVLARLPDAPAGTRGISLFLVPKRLPDGTRNGWSVLSSEKKMGLHASPTCVVAYEGAVGWMVGAPNRGLAAMFTMMNHERLFVGIQGIGVGERAAQAALAYARQREQGRAPDGPHRADRPADPILHHPDVRRMVLSARVLTDAGRALAAWTALWLDRARQGGDAPLAEEAEEEAEDWAALLTPVVKAAGTDFGFEAAVLAQQVMGGHGYIREWGVEQLVRDVRATQIYEGTNGIQALDLVQRKLGMKGGRPADRLLAELEQAAAGLEAEPATRDMAPALRDAAARLQGVLGWLREAGAETPLDPAAGATDTLRLVALTAYGWMWALMAAAAARRPAGYDPAFLEARIGLARYFMERHLPEVAVLDARIRRGHAGLYGPGLGGELEATGG; encoded by the coding sequence GGCCGTGTCGCGGCGGAACTGCTCGCTCCGCTGAACCGGACGGGCGACGAGGAGGGGGTCGTGGTGGAGCGCGGCGGGGTGCGCATGCCGGCGGGCTTCCGCGAGGCCTGGACCGTCTGGCGCGACGGCGGCTGGACCGGGCTGGCCGGCGACCCGGCCCATGGCGGCCAGGGGCTGCCGGCCCTGCTGGACACGCTGGTGACGGAGATGGTGTGCGCCGCCAACCTCGCCTTCAGCATCACGCCGGGCCTGACGCAGGGGGCGATCCGCGCCATCGCCGCCCATGCCGACGACGGGCTGAAGGGCTGGTGCCTGCCGCCGATGATCGCCGGGGAATGGACCGGGGCGATGGCGCTGACCGAACCGCAGGCCGGCACCGACCTCGGCCTGCTGCGCACCCGGGCGGAGCCGGCGGCCGGCGGCGGCCACCGCATCACCGGGCAGAAGATGTTCATCTCCTCCGCCGACCATGACCTGACGGACAACCTCGTCCATCTGGTGCTGGCGCGGCTGCCCGACGCGCCGGCCGGCACGCGCGGCATCAGCCTGTTCCTGGTGCCCAAGCGCCTGCCGGACGGGACGCGCAACGGCTGGTCGGTGCTGTCGTCGGAGAAGAAGATGGGCTTGCATGCCTCCCCCACCTGCGTGGTGGCCTATGAGGGGGCGGTGGGCTGGATGGTCGGGGCGCCCAACCGCGGGCTCGCCGCCATGTTCACCATGATGAACCACGAGCGGCTGTTCGTCGGCATCCAGGGGATCGGCGTCGGGGAGCGCGCCGCGCAGGCCGCGCTGGCCTATGCGCGGCAGCGCGAGCAGGGCCGGGCGCCCGACGGGCCGCACCGCGCCGACCGGCCGGCCGACCCGATCCTGCACCATCCGGACGTGCGGCGCATGGTGCTGTCGGCCCGCGTGCTGACCGATGCCGGCCGGGCGCTCGCCGCCTGGACGGCGCTGTGGCTGGACCGGGCGCGGCAGGGCGGCGACGCGCCCCTGGCGGAGGAGGCGGAGGAGGAGGCGGAGGACTGGGCGGCGCTGCTGACCCCGGTCGTCAAGGCGGCCGGCACCGACTTCGGCTTCGAGGCGGCGGTCCTCGCCCAGCAGGTGATGGGCGGCCACGGCTATATCCGGGAGTGGGGGGTGGAGCAGCTCGTCCGCGACGTACGCGCCACGCAGATCTACGAGGGGACCAACGGCATCCAGGCGCTCGACCTCGTGCAGCGCAAGCTGGGGATGAAGGGCGGGCGGCCGGCGGACCGGCTTCTGGCCGAGCTGGAGCAGGCGGCGGCCGGGTTGGAGGCGGAGCCGGCGACCCGCGACATGGCCCCCGCCCTGCGCGACGCGGCGGCACGGCTGCAGGGCGTGCTGGGCTGGCTGCGCGAGGCGGGGGCGGAGACCCCGCTCGATCCGGCGGCCGGCGCGACCGACACGCTGCGGCTGGTCGCGCTCACCGCCTATGGCTGGATGTGGGCGCTGATGGCCGCCGCGGCGGCCCGCCGGCCGGCCGGCTACGACCCGGCCTTCCTGGAGGCGCGCATCGGGCTCGCCCGCTATTTCATGGAACGGCACCTGCCGGAGGTGGCGGTGCTCGACGCCCGCATCCGGCGCGGCCACGCCGGCCTCTACGGTCCGGGGCTGGGCGGGGAGCTGGAGGCGACCGGCGGGTGA